One uncultured Hyphomonas sp. genomic region harbors:
- the queG gene encoding tRNA epoxyqueuosine(34) reductase QueG, producing MPTLISDPAGRADFARQHALTLGFDAVGIARADEAWAASERLEAFVEAGHHGTMAWMETTLERRRTPVSMWAGAKSAITVALNYGPDHDPMETLQQRECGNISVYARGRDYHDTLKSRLKQLAREFVAKTGAEVKVFVDTAPLMEKPLAAKAGLGWQGKHTNLVSRELGSWFFLGVMLTDAELPPDTPETDHCGSCRNCLDICPTKAFPAPYQLDARRCISYLTIEHKGPIPEEFRAAMGNRIYGCDDCLAVCPWNKFASAASEAAFHARAELKLPGLDELAALDDAAFREVFSGSPIKRIGRDRFVRNVCIAIGNSGAVRFVPQLEDLVTDESALVRGAAAWALLQLDPERFSFARAQNVPGETDPDVLREWNRGA from the coding sequence ATGCCGACCTTGATTTCTGACCCGGCGGGCCGCGCCGACTTTGCCAGACAGCACGCCCTGACGCTCGGTTTCGATGCGGTCGGCATTGCGCGGGCGGATGAGGCGTGGGCGGCGTCTGAACGGCTGGAGGCGTTCGTCGAGGCCGGCCATCACGGCACGATGGCGTGGATGGAGACGACGCTGGAGCGGCGGCGCACGCCAGTTTCCATGTGGGCGGGCGCAAAGTCGGCCATCACCGTCGCCCTGAATTATGGCCCGGACCATGATCCGATGGAGACGCTCCAGCAGCGGGAATGCGGGAACATCTCCGTCTATGCGCGGGGGAGGGACTATCACGATACGCTGAAATCCCGCCTGAAACAGCTCGCCCGGGAATTCGTGGCGAAGACCGGCGCGGAGGTGAAAGTCTTTGTCGACACCGCACCGCTGATGGAAAAACCGCTGGCGGCGAAAGCCGGGCTTGGCTGGCAGGGCAAGCACACGAATTTGGTCAGCCGGGAGCTGGGGTCATGGTTCTTCCTGGGTGTGATGCTGACCGATGCGGAGCTTCCCCCCGATACGCCGGAGACAGACCATTGCGGCAGCTGCCGGAACTGTCTCGACATCTGCCCGACCAAGGCTTTCCCCGCGCCGTACCAACTCGATGCGCGGCGGTGCATTTCCTATCTCACCATCGAGCACAAGGGCCCGATCCCGGAAGAGTTCCGCGCGGCGATGGGCAACCGGATATATGGCTGCGACGATTGCCTCGCCGTCTGCCCGTGGAACAAGTTCGCCAGCGCAGCCAGCGAGGCGGCTTTCCATGCGCGGGCCGAGCTGAAACTGCCGGGCCTCGATGAACTCGCCGCGCTCGACGATGCCGCCTTCCGCGAAGTCTTCTCCGGCTCGCCCATCAAACGCATCGGGCGGGACCGCTTTGTGCGCAATGTCTGCATCGCGATTGGGAACTCCGGTGCGGTGCGGTTCGTTCCGCAGCTTGAGGATCTTGTGACAGACGAATCCGCGCTGGTGCGCGGGGCGGCTGCATGGGCCCTCTTGCAACTCGACCCGGAGCGGTTCTCTTTCGCGCGGGCGCAGAACGTGCCCGGGGAGACAGACCCCGATGTGCTGAGGGAATGGAACAGAGGCGCATGA
- the mtgA gene encoding monofunctional biosynthetic peptidoglycan transglycosylase, with product MKKKPPGKLPAKSQGRSLMTYLGWALKFALGLFVGVHIYALVLKAAPVPGTVLMTQRAIGGEQIKRNLVSIDDISPNLVLAVIAAEDTRFCQHSGVDRDAIEKAISDYQKGKGLRGASTITQQTAKNVFLWNGGGFARKAVEAWLATFIDGMWGKRRVMEAYLNVAEWGDGIFGAEAAARARFGKSAADLTEREAALLAAVLPSPNKWRLDPPGPYVSKRASTLQARMRVVRSEGLASCVLDGQAVRRSAPKRPAEPAPAAPQETRPDVQPETPAARPSLPDLPPPPEEGGDDAQDEAVTETPDEFDSFLQDAEDRFREQETPPAPVPADDPAPEPDSTDPDAETNSGPADLRPKPLEPE from the coding sequence ATGAAGAAGAAGCCGCCGGGAAAGCTGCCAGCAAAGTCTCAGGGCCGCAGCCTGATGACCTATCTGGGCTGGGCCCTGAAATTTGCGCTCGGCCTGTTCGTGGGCGTGCATATCTATGCGCTCGTACTGAAGGCGGCGCCGGTTCCCGGCACGGTGCTGATGACGCAGCGCGCGATTGGCGGCGAGCAGATCAAGCGCAACCTGGTCTCCATCGACGATATTTCTCCCAATCTGGTCCTCGCCGTGATCGCGGCGGAGGATACCCGCTTCTGCCAGCATAGCGGCGTTGACCGGGACGCCATCGAGAAAGCGATCAGCGACTATCAGAAGGGCAAGGGCCTGCGCGGCGCCTCCACCATTACCCAGCAGACGGCGAAGAATGTCTTCCTGTGGAATGGCGGCGGCTTTGCCCGCAAGGCGGTGGAAGCCTGGCTCGCCACCTTTATCGACGGCATGTGGGGCAAGCGCCGGGTGATGGAAGCCTATCTGAACGTCGCCGAATGGGGCGACGGGATTTTCGGGGCTGAAGCGGCGGCGCGCGCCCGGTTTGGCAAATCGGCCGCCGACCTGACAGAGCGGGAGGCCGCGCTGCTGGCCGCCGTGCTGCCGAGCCCGAACAAATGGCGGCTCGATCCGCCGGGGCCGTATGTGTCGAAGCGCGCGAGCACGCTGCAGGCGCGCATGCGGGTGGTTCGTTCCGAAGGCCTCGCGTCCTGCGTGCTGGACGGGCAGGCGGTGCGCCGCTCTGCACCGAAACGTCCGGCAGAGCCGGCGCCTGCCGCGCCGCAGGAGACCCGTCCGGATGTACAGCCTGAAACCCCGGCCGCCCGGCCCTCCCTGCCGGACCTGCCGCCACCTCCGGAAGAGGGGGGCGACGACGCGCAGGATGAGGCGGTGACGGAGACGCCGGATGAGTTCGACAGTTTCCTTCAGGATGCCGAGGACCGGTTCCGCGAGCAGGAGACACCGCCCGCCCCGGTGCCTGCTGATGATCCCGCTCCGGAGCCGGACAGCACAGATCCGGATGCAGAGACGAATTCCGGTCCGGCCGATCTGCGCCCGAAGCCACTGGAGCCGGAATAG
- a CDS encoding SDR family NAD(P)-dependent oxidoreductase, producing MGVLEGKVVLVTGGGNGIGKETALLAAKEGAKVVVNDLGGGLSGGDEGDAGPAEKVAAEIRAGGGEAVSNSESVTDMKAVEGMVEQAKDTFGALDAIINPAGILRDTMFHKMSESDWDAVIDVHLRGSFNVTRAAVELFREQEKGAFVLFTSTSGLIGNIGQANYAAAKMGIVGLSRIVAMEGARKNVRSNVIAPFAWTRMIASIPVKDEAGAQRVERMKNGMRADQVAQLAVALCADKAKDVTGQIFGVRGNEVVLFDQPRPVKSVARLEGWNPETLLDQCMPAMQADFTDLGATASVFPYDPI from the coding sequence ATGGGCGTGCTTGAAGGCAAAGTGGTGCTGGTCACCGGCGGCGGGAACGGGATCGGCAAGGAAACGGCGCTGCTCGCCGCGAAAGAAGGCGCGAAAGTCGTGGTCAACGACCTTGGCGGCGGCCTCTCCGGCGGCGATGAAGGCGATGCCGGCCCGGCCGAGAAAGTGGCCGCCGAAATCCGCGCCGGCGGCGGCGAAGCGGTCTCGAACTCCGAAAGCGTCACCGACATGAAAGCCGTCGAAGGCATGGTCGAACAGGCGAAAGACACGTTCGGCGCCCTCGACGCCATCATCAACCCGGCCGGCATCCTGCGGGACACGATGTTCCACAAGATGAGCGAAAGCGACTGGGATGCCGTGATCGACGTCCACCTGCGCGGCAGCTTCAATGTCACCCGCGCCGCCGTGGAGCTCTTCCGCGAGCAGGAAAAAGGCGCCTTCGTCCTGTTCACCTCCACCTCGGGCCTGATCGGCAATATCGGCCAGGCGAACTATGCAGCCGCCAAGATGGGCATTGTCGGCCTCTCCCGCATCGTCGCCATGGAAGGCGCGCGCAAGAATGTCCGCTCCAACGTCATCGCGCCCTTCGCCTGGACGCGCATGATCGCCTCCATCCCGGTCAAGGATGAGGCCGGCGCCCAGCGCGTCGAGCGGATGAAGAACGGCATGCGCGCCGACCAAGTCGCCCAGCTCGCCGTCGCCCTCTGCGCCGACAAGGCGAAAGACGTAACCGGCCAGATCTTCGGCGTGCGCGGCAATGAAGTCGTCCTGTTCGACCAGCCTCGCCCGGTGAAATCCGTCGCCCGCCTGGAAGGCTGGAACCCGGAGACCCTGCTCGACCAGTGCATGCCGGCCATGCAGGCCGACTTCACCGACCTCGGCGCCACGGCCAGCGTCTTCCCATACGACCCGATCTGA
- a CDS encoding HAD-IA family hydrolase: MTKTFKAVIWDFGGVFTSSPFDAFARYEAEQGLPRNFIRTVNATNPLDNAWAQLEQSKVSGEEFDSLFREESKALGHEVPGADVLKLLSGSLRPRVVDALKVCKQHGKVGCITNNAPIGKGASMTNDADKAAQLAHVFDQFDHLIESSKIGIRKPDPQIYKLMCEALDVAPEDCVYLDDLGINLKPARAMGMTTIKVLDEDQLLEDLKSATGYDVV; the protein is encoded by the coding sequence ATGACAAAGACTTTCAAGGCCGTGATCTGGGATTTCGGGGGCGTTTTTACCTCCTCACCCTTCGATGCATTCGCCCGCTATGAAGCCGAGCAGGGGCTGCCCCGGAACTTCATCCGGACCGTCAACGCCACCAATCCGCTGGATAATGCCTGGGCCCAGCTCGAACAGAGCAAGGTGAGCGGCGAGGAATTCGACAGCCTGTTCCGGGAAGAGTCGAAGGCGCTGGGCCATGAAGTGCCGGGCGCCGACGTGCTGAAGCTTCTGTCCGGCAGCCTGCGCCCGCGCGTCGTGGACGCGCTGAAGGTCTGCAAGCAGCACGGCAAGGTCGGCTGCATCACGAACAATGCGCCCATCGGGAAGGGCGCCTCGATGACGAATGACGCAGATAAGGCTGCCCAGCTGGCACATGTGTTCGATCAGTTCGACCATCTGATCGAAAGCTCCAAGATCGGCATCCGCAAGCCGGACCCGCAGATCTACAAGCTGATGTGCGAGGCGCTGGATGTGGCGCCGGAAGACTGCGTCTATCTCGACGATCTCGGCATCAATCTGAAACCGGCCCGCGCCATGGGCATGACCACGATCAAGGTGCTGGACGAAGACCAGCTGCTCGAAGATCTCAAATCGGCGACGGGATATGACGTGGTCTAG
- a CDS encoding 4a-hydroxytetrahydrobiopterin dehydratase, giving the protein MMTKTIGADAAVLALKGWTKGEGERDEITRTFRFDDFKQAFAFMSAVALKAEQMDHHPEWSNVYNRVEVVLTTHDADGVTTRDLELAGYMDALAARLT; this is encoded by the coding sequence ATGATGACCAAGACGATCGGTGCCGATGCGGCCGTGCTGGCCCTCAAGGGCTGGACGAAGGGAGAGGGCGAGCGCGACGAGATCACCCGCACATTCCGCTTTGACGATTTCAAGCAGGCCTTCGCCTTCATGAGCGCCGTGGCCCTGAAGGCCGAGCAGATGGATCACCATCCTGAATGGTCGAATGTGTACAACCGGGTCGAGGTCGTGCTGACCACGCATGACGCGGACGGTGTCACGACGCGGGACCTGGAACTCGCCGGGTACATGGACGCGCTGGCGGCCCGGCTGACCTGA